In Luteitalea sp. TBR-22, one genomic interval encodes:
- a CDS encoding aminotransferase class V-fold PLP-dependent enzyme — translation MTDPLLRWRAEFPILDTCTYLVSHSLGAMPRAARAQADAFLDAWASRGVRAWSEGWWETSRQTGDLLAPLLGVPAGTVTMVQNVSVAQSAIVSSLDFTGPRRRLVVAELDFPTNQYVFEGWRRHGAEVVYVPSPDGLTQPVEPWLSRIDERTALVCCSLVLFRSSAITDVRPIIERAHAVGARVVLDVYQATGTVPLDLTSLDVDFAVGGSVKWLCGGPGAGYLYARPDVAAAVVPAATGWAAHARPFAFETGALDPAEGEARFASGTPNVSAWMIAQAGYRIVNEVGVEAIRARSLRQTRRIMDHAAARGWRVRTPQDDAWRGGTVTLDVPDSARVAADLLARGVIIDHRPNAGIRMAPHFYTTDEEIDAALAVMDDLVHAS, via the coding sequence ATGACCGACCCGCTCCTGCGCTGGCGCGCCGAGTTCCCGATCCTCGACACGTGCACGTACCTGGTCAGCCACTCGCTCGGCGCGATGCCGCGCGCTGCCCGGGCGCAGGCCGACGCGTTCCTCGACGCGTGGGCGAGCCGTGGCGTGCGGGCGTGGTCGGAGGGCTGGTGGGAGACGAGCCGGCAGACGGGCGACCTGCTCGCGCCGTTGCTCGGCGTGCCGGCGGGCACCGTGACGATGGTGCAGAACGTGTCGGTGGCGCAATCGGCGATCGTCTCGTCGCTGGACTTCACCGGCCCGCGCCGGCGCCTCGTCGTCGCCGAGCTCGACTTCCCGACCAACCAGTACGTGTTCGAGGGCTGGCGTCGCCACGGCGCCGAGGTCGTGTACGTGCCGTCGCCGGACGGGCTGACGCAGCCGGTCGAGCCATGGCTCTCCCGCATCGACGAGCGGACGGCGCTGGTCTGCTGCTCGTTGGTGCTGTTCCGGAGTTCGGCCATCACCGACGTGCGGCCGATCATCGAGCGGGCGCACGCGGTGGGCGCGCGCGTGGTGCTCGACGTCTACCAGGCGACCGGTACGGTGCCGCTCGACCTCACGTCGCTCGACGTGGACTTCGCGGTCGGCGGATCGGTGAAATGGCTGTGTGGCGGGCCGGGTGCCGGGTACCTGTACGCGCGTCCCGACGTCGCGGCGGCGGTCGTGCCTGCCGCCACGGGGTGGGCGGCGCACGCGCGGCCGTTCGCCTTCGAGACCGGGGCGCTCGATCCGGCCGAGGGCGAGGCGCGCTTCGCGTCGGGCACGCCGAACGTGTCGGCCTGGATGATCGCGCAGGCCGGCTATCGGATCGTCAACGAGGTCGGCGTCGAGGCCATCCGCGCCAGGTCGTTGCGGCAGACGCGCCGCATCATGGATCACGCTGCCGCCCGCGGCTGGCGCGTGCGCACGCCGCAGGACGACGCCTGGCGGGGCGGGACGGTGACGCTCGACGTGCCCGACAGCGCGCGCGTGGCCGCCGACCTGCTCGCGCGCGGCGTGATCATCGACCATCGCCCCAACGCGGGCATCCGGATGGCGCCGCACTTCTACACGACCGACGAGGAGATCGACGCGGCGCTGGCCGTGATGGACGACCTCGTGCACGCCAGCTGA
- a CDS encoding alpha/beta hydrolase, protein MGALISRIAALALAALVVARSPPDPASVGNPASGLRTIEVGTGGRPVLLLHGYSSAPAEWLPFTVTLMSGTDTRFVFPEGMTKGARGTGRAWWPLDLSSHVSGTGLPDLTRTRPQGLADAAARVRTLLGEVTTRLGGRREDLVLGGFSQGAMVSAEVAFRSDVPLRALVLLSPTVIDEPSWRQGLSARRGLRVFVAHGRQDDVLSFALTSRWAETMRTAGLDVTWVPFDGKHEIPSSVVEALNAFLGKAP, encoded by the coding sequence ATGGGCGCCCTGATCTCCCGTATCGCGGCGCTTGCGCTGGCCGCACTCGTCGTCGCGCGATCGCCACCGGATCCGGCTTCCGTGGGCAACCCGGCGTCGGGCCTCCGCACGATCGAGGTGGGCACAGGTGGCAGGCCTGTTCTGCTGCTCCACGGCTACTCGTCGGCGCCGGCCGAGTGGCTGCCGTTCACGGTCACCCTGATGTCGGGCACCGACACCCGTTTCGTGTTTCCTGAGGGCATGACGAAGGGGGCGCGCGGCACGGGGCGCGCATGGTGGCCGCTCGACCTGTCGTCGCACGTGAGCGGCACGGGTCTTCCCGACCTCACGCGCACGCGCCCGCAAGGCCTTGCCGATGCGGCCGCACGGGTCCGGACCCTGCTCGGCGAGGTGACCACCCGGCTCGGCGGCAGGCGCGAGGACCTGGTGCTCGGCGGCTTCTCGCAGGGCGCGATGGTCAGCGCCGAGGTCGCCTTCCGCAGTGACGTCCCCCTGCGCGCGCTCGTGTTGCTCTCCCCCACCGTGATCGACGAACCCAGTTGGCGCCAGGGCCTGTCGGCCCGTCGTGGCCTGCGCGTGTTCGTCGCCCACGGCCGGCAGGACGACGTCCTGTCGTTCGCCCTCACCTCACGGTGGGCCGAGACGATGCGGACCGCCGGGCTCGACGTCACCTGGGTGCCGTTCGACGGCAAGCACGAGATCCCGTCGTCGGTGGTCGAGGCCCTGAACGCGTTCCTCGGGAAGGCACCGTAG
- a CDS encoding TlpA disulfide reductase family protein — MRWIVAGVAALGLGLAAVPFIPLGTETSASAAAAPAVACEAKAKPANYAFKVKDVDGKVVNLADYKGKVVMMNFFATWCGPCKFETPMFVKLQEQYRAKGVAFLGVQIDDDPALLKPFKDEYKVNYPLLLANDREDVQEAFGPFWGLPVTLMIKRDGTICKRHMGLASQEQMETEIKRLL; from the coding sequence ATGCGCTGGATTGTTGCCGGCGTCGCCGCGCTCGGGCTCGGGCTGGCGGCGGTGCCGTTCATCCCCCTCGGGACCGAGACCTCGGCGTCGGCGGCGGCGGCCCCGGCCGTCGCCTGCGAGGCCAAGGCCAAGCCTGCCAACTACGCCTTCAAGGTCAAGGACGTCGACGGCAAGGTGGTCAACCTGGCCGACTACAAGGGCAAGGTCGTGATGATGAACTTCTTCGCGACCTGGTGCGGCCCCTGCAAGTTCGAGACGCCCATGTTCGTCAAGCTGCAGGAGCAGTACCGGGCCAAGGGCGTGGCCTTCCTCGGCGTGCAGATCGACGACGACCCGGCCCTGCTCAAGCCGTTCAAGGACGAGTACAAGGTCAACTACCCGCTGCTGCTCGCCAACGACCGTGAGGACGTGCAGGAAGCGTTCGGCCCGTTCTGGGGCCTGCCGGTGACGCTGATGATCAAGCGCGACGGCACCATCTGCAAGCGCCACATGGGTCTGGCCTCGCAGGAGCAGATGGAGACGGAAATCAAGCGACTGCTCTAG
- a CDS encoding ferredoxin family protein, whose amino-acid sequence MAYVITEPCIGTKDTACVDVCPVDCIHPRKDEGDHEAAQMLFIHPDECIDCGACVPACPVEAIFAMDEVPDQWKSYIEKNAQHYQK is encoded by the coding sequence GTGGCGTACGTTATTACCGAACCCTGCATCGGGACCAAGGACACGGCCTGCGTGGACGTGTGCCCCGTCGACTGCATCCACCCGCGGAAGGACGAGGGGGATCACGAGGCAGCGCAGATGCTGTTCATCCACCCCGACGAGTGCATCGACTGCGGCGCGTGCGTGCCGGCGTGCCCCGTCGAGGCCATCTTCGCGATGGACGAAGTGCCCGACCAGTGGAAGTCGTACATCGAGAAGAACGCGCAGCACTACCAGAAATAG
- a CDS encoding sigma-70 family RNA polymerase sigma factor, with protein sequence MALPSGSRWLPRVIRGAQDRDEVAAADPLDYLNSLYGMALKLTRNPAAAEDLVQDTYLKVVRFSPKFREGTNLKAWLFTILHNTFRNDRRGASRQPVDVDSEVVERLPLEAPDDNPERQLLRSTMDSDLQQALDALPDAFREAVWLRDVEDCSYQEIAGILGIPVGTVMSRIARGRKQLHQHLVAARARGGAAPTAGAPPTGASATSASS encoded by the coding sequence ATGGCATTGCCTTCGGGTTCCCGCTGGCTGCCCCGGGTGATCCGCGGGGCCCAGGATCGCGACGAGGTCGCGGCGGCCGATCCGCTCGACTACCTGAACAGCCTGTACGGCATGGCCCTCAAGCTGACGCGCAACCCCGCGGCGGCCGAGGACCTGGTGCAGGACACCTACCTCAAGGTCGTGCGCTTCTCGCCGAAGTTCCGCGAGGGCACCAACCTGAAGGCCTGGCTGTTCACCATCCTCCACAACACGTTCCGCAACGACCGGCGTGGCGCGAGTCGACAGCCGGTCGACGTCGACAGCGAGGTGGTCGAGCGCCTGCCGCTCGAGGCTCCTGACGACAATCCGGAGCGCCAGCTGCTGCGGTCGACGATGGACAGCGACCTGCAGCAGGCACTCGATGCCCTGCCCGACGCGTTCCGCGAGGCCGTGTGGCTGCGCGACGTCGAGGACTGCAGCTACCAGGAGATTGCCGGCATCCTCGGCATTCCCGTCGGTACCGTGATGTCCCGGATTGCCCGGGGCCGGAAACAATTGCATCAGCACCTCGTCGCGGCCCGGGCCCGCGGCGGGGCCGCCCCCACCGCCGGCGCGCCCCCCACGGGGGCCTCGGCCACGTCTGCGTCGTCGTAG
- a CDS encoding aspartyl protease family protein has product MPRLVAPRRLVSPRLLGGLSAVAVAVLLATSVPEAGAPLTAQAELARGTQLFQDAKYREAVAALVRARDYDPDLKVPATRMAVRALLRVGDFGRAEKEASSLITSTVGAEDLALHGETLWSTGHFEEANARYTAALTLDSRYPAALYGIARILDARGKTADALVAVERAIEQDREVAEYHHARAYFLERLGKYEVAAEELQRYLQYLPEKGFKDQIKLAKARMKFLRHFDERPPISMSPEVAGAVHVIPFTVEREKLFVKARINGRLTRDLVLDTGAEMTVLSEDAAQRAQVYSVAETLSAGVGDVGLRRLKLARINKLEIGSLKVEHVPTMIKDPPLRKWPTADIDAFSPLALGLSMRVDYDTRQLYVARALPKAPGAGTPAMEAPLWMHRLATVRGRVNGDRPAAFVVDTGGQAISISRTAAVGLEQLGRFRRIPLRVYGSSGWDRDAFLLPGVDLEVDDVRMARTSLVVLNLRAPSVLLGYELGGILGHKFLSKYTVTLDIDEGLMRLDN; this is encoded by the coding sequence ATGCCCCGTCTCGTCGCCCCTCGTCGTCTCGTCAGCCCCCGCCTCCTGGGCGGGCTCTCGGCTGTCGCCGTGGCCGTGTTGCTGGCCACGAGCGTCCCCGAAGCCGGAGCGCCGCTGACCGCCCAGGCCGAACTGGCCCGCGGTACCCAGTTGTTCCAGGATGCCAAGTACCGGGAGGCCGTGGCCGCCCTGGTCCGGGCGCGTGATTACGACCCGGACCTCAAGGTGCCGGCCACCCGCATGGCGGTGCGGGCGTTGCTGCGCGTCGGCGACTTCGGGCGCGCCGAGAAGGAGGCCAGCAGCCTCATCACGTCGACGGTCGGCGCGGAGGACCTCGCGCTGCACGGCGAGACCTTGTGGAGCACTGGCCACTTCGAGGAAGCCAACGCCCGCTACACCGCGGCCCTCACCCTCGACTCGCGCTACCCGGCCGCCCTGTACGGCATCGCGCGCATCCTCGACGCGCGCGGCAAGACCGCCGATGCCCTGGTCGCCGTCGAGCGCGCCATCGAGCAGGACCGAGAGGTGGCCGAGTACCACCACGCCCGCGCCTACTTCCTCGAGCGCCTCGGCAAGTACGAGGTCGCGGCCGAGGAACTGCAGCGCTACCTGCAGTACCTGCCCGAGAAGGGCTTCAAGGACCAGATCAAGCTCGCCAAGGCGCGCATGAAGTTCCTCCGGCACTTCGACGAGCGTCCGCCGATCTCGATGAGTCCGGAGGTCGCCGGCGCGGTGCACGTCATCCCGTTCACCGTCGAGCGCGAGAAGCTGTTCGTGAAGGCCCGGATCAACGGCCGGCTGACGCGCGACCTCGTGCTCGACACGGGTGCGGAGATGACGGTGCTGTCGGAAGACGCCGCGCAGCGCGCGCAGGTGTACTCGGTGGCCGAGACGCTCAGCGCCGGTGTCGGCGACGTCGGGTTGCGCCGACTCAAGCTGGCGCGCATCAACAAGCTCGAGATCGGCAGCCTGAAGGTCGAGCACGTGCCGACGATGATCAAGGACCCGCCGCTGCGGAAGTGGCCGACGGCCGACATCGACGCGTTCTCGCCGCTGGCGCTGGGCCTGTCGATGCGCGTCGACTACGACACCCGGCAACTCTACGTCGCGCGCGCCCTCCCGAAGGCTCCGGGCGCCGGCACCCCCGCAATGGAAGCGCCGCTCTGGATGCATCGCCTCGCGACCGTGCGTGGCCGCGTCAACGGCGATCGGCCCGCCGCCTTCGTCGTCGACACGGGCGGCCAGGCCATCTCGATCAGCCGCACCGCCGCCGTCGGCCTCGAGCAGCTCGGGCGCTTCCGCCGCATCCCGCTGCGCGTGTACGGATCCTCGGGCTGGGACCGCGATGCCTTCCTGCTCCCGGGCGTCGACCTCGAGGTCGACGACGTGCGCATGGCCCGGACGTCGCTGGTGGTGCTCAACCTGCGCGCCCCGAGCGTGCTCCTCGGCTACGAGCTCGGCGGCATCCTCGGCCACAAGTTCCTCAGCAAGTACACCGTCACCCTCGACATCGACGAGGGGTTGATGCGGCTGGACAATTGA
- a CDS encoding SPFH domain-containing protein, which yields MRERERQTMNGVAVLVVGLVGLLLGILWLVLAARQKDGLQVAAAAATLVAAGFVLAGLFTVAPNEAQVLQLFGDYVGTVRQPGLRWANPFFTKHKVSTRVRNFESAHLKVNDLEGNPIEIAAVVVWKVVDTAEASFEVDDYNNYVHVQSEAALRNLATIYPYDSHDDHESLRGTTAKIADHLKQEIHDRLIKAGVEVLEARISHLAYAPEIAAAMLQRQQAGAIIAARQRIVEGAVGMVEMALEMLSAKQVVQLDEERKAQMVSNLLVVLCGERGTQPVVNAGTIYQ from the coding sequence ATTCGCGAGCGTGAACGTCAGACGATGAATGGCGTGGCGGTGCTGGTGGTCGGTCTGGTGGGTCTGCTGTTGGGGATCCTCTGGCTGGTGCTGGCGGCCAGGCAGAAGGACGGCCTGCAGGTGGCGGCGGCGGCCGCGACGCTGGTGGCCGCAGGGTTCGTGCTCGCCGGCCTGTTCACGGTGGCGCCGAACGAGGCGCAGGTACTCCAGCTCTTCGGCGACTACGTGGGCACGGTGCGGCAGCCTGGCCTCCGCTGGGCGAACCCCTTCTTCACCAAGCACAAGGTGTCGACCCGCGTGCGCAACTTCGAGTCGGCGCACCTGAAGGTGAACGACCTCGAGGGCAACCCCATCGAGATTGCCGCGGTGGTGGTGTGGAAGGTCGTGGACACGGCGGAAGCCAGCTTCGAGGTGGACGACTACAACAATTACGTCCACGTGCAGAGCGAAGCGGCGCTGCGCAACCTGGCGACCATCTACCCGTACGACTCGCATGACGACCACGAGTCGCTGCGCGGAACGACGGCCAAGATCGCCGACCACCTGAAGCAGGAAATCCATGACCGCCTGATCAAGGCCGGCGTCGAGGTGCTCGAGGCGCGCATCAGCCACCTGGCGTACGCGCCGGAAATCGCGGCGGCCATGCTGCAGCGGCAGCAGGCCGGCGCCATCATCGCGGCGCGGCAGCGCATCGTCGAGGGCGCCGTCGGGATGGTGGAGATGGCGCTCGAGATGCTCTCGGCCAAGCAGGTCGTGCAGCTCGACGAGGAGCGCAAGGCGCAGATGGTCAGCAACCTGCTCGTGGTCCTCTGCGGCGAGCGCGGCACGCAGCCGGTGGTCAACGCCGGCACCATCTACCAGTAA
- a CDS encoding VWA domain-containing protein, with protein sequence MQFDAIFVDRDGRAVTDIRKEEVTVRQAGTPVPLRDLRFQTRLTAAAPPAAPAAATAIPSPSPSEAPAAPAPVLVDGEPWIFLIDDLAMSPDAFDRVKVGLRALFSKELPPGVEVGLLRTGELGNPTTRLTADRSTLLSSVAGMRYKVNRWRGGVVSRSGAHGASNGSGDRVFLEGTLGSLNSLIVNLKPLPGRKVVVLLSEYLTLRVNDRDVEPGGGSGTWWGVLEGMRYNDVAARFRRLGQVAAASGVTVHAVNVLGVVSVSGGGRVELNEGLHAAADQLGGLYFRASNDVADLLSRLMTVEQGYYVLAYVPPDGTFDDRGRARFVPVSVSVSRPGVTVRTRQGFFTR encoded by the coding sequence GTGCAGTTCGACGCGATCTTCGTGGATAGGGACGGGCGCGCGGTCACCGACATCCGCAAGGAAGAGGTGACGGTTCGCCAGGCCGGCACGCCCGTGCCGTTGCGCGATCTGCGCTTCCAGACGCGCCTCACCGCCGCGGCTCCGCCCGCCGCGCCTGCTGCGGCGACCGCCATTCCGTCGCCATCGCCTTCCGAGGCGCCCGCCGCGCCCGCCCCGGTGCTCGTCGACGGGGAACCCTGGATCTTCCTCATCGACGACCTCGCGATGTCCCCCGACGCGTTCGACCGCGTCAAGGTCGGCCTGCGCGCGCTCTTCTCGAAGGAACTACCGCCGGGCGTCGAGGTCGGGCTGCTGCGCACGGGGGAACTGGGCAATCCAACGACCCGGCTCACGGCAGACCGATCGACTCTGCTGAGCTCGGTCGCGGGTATGCGCTACAAGGTCAATCGCTGGCGCGGCGGCGTGGTGAGCCGGTCGGGTGCGCACGGGGCCAGCAATGGGAGCGGTGACCGTGTCTTCCTCGAAGGGACGCTGGGCAGCCTCAACTCCCTGATCGTGAACCTGAAGCCGTTGCCCGGGCGCAAGGTCGTGGTGCTGCTGTCCGAGTACCTCACGTTGCGGGTGAACGATCGGGACGTCGAGCCGGGCGGCGGGTCGGGCACATGGTGGGGCGTGCTGGAGGGCATGCGGTACAACGACGTCGCGGCACGGTTCCGTCGCCTCGGGCAGGTCGCCGCCGCTTCCGGCGTCACGGTGCACGCGGTCAACGTGCTCGGCGTCGTCTCGGTCAGTGGCGGTGGGCGGGTAGAGCTGAACGAAGGGCTGCACGCCGCCGCCGACCAACTCGGCGGCCTCTACTTCCGCGCCAGCAACGACGTGGCGGACCTGCTCTCGCGATTGATGACGGTGGAGCAGGGGTACTACGTGCTCGCGTACGTGCCGCCCGACGGCACGTTCGACGATCGCGGCAGGGCGCGCTTCGTGCCGGTGAGCGTGTCGGTGTCGCGGCCCGGCGTGACGGTCAGGACGCGTCAGGGCTTCTTCACCAGGTAG
- a CDS encoding helix-turn-helix domain-containing protein, with protein MERKVAAQSSADKALHLLEVLSGEPAGMPLRDLARQAGLPAATAHRLLLVLRRRGFVRQEGEGGQYVLTLKLLDMSFRYLNGSELRLHAYPPLREYASRTSARAFVSLPAGEVTYVWGGQDVPAAMYTAYGKPMPGHCSLFYAEGQQRRLSCARLCAAGDVADSEAVVRRFGADGAADGYRLNCACAPVRDYRGQEVARVGVFSHGRGEGPLHDAHVPAAWDLARATSVRLGYLSAEVGPALPARREPVTQQ; from the coding sequence ATGGAACGCAAAGTGGCCGCCCAGAGCTCGGCAGACAAGGCGTTGCACCTCCTGGAGGTGCTGAGCGGGGAGCCCGCGGGGATGCCGCTGCGCGATCTCGCGCGGCAGGCCGGTTTGCCTGCGGCCACGGCGCATCGCCTGCTGCTCGTCTTGCGGCGGCGCGGCTTCGTGCGGCAGGAGGGCGAGGGCGGACAGTACGTGCTCACCCTCAAGCTGCTCGACATGAGCTTTCGGTACCTCAACGGGTCCGAACTCCGGCTGCATGCGTATCCGCCGCTGCGGGAGTACGCGTCCCGGACGTCGGCTCGTGCGTTCGTCTCGTTGCCGGCCGGCGAGGTGACCTACGTGTGGGGCGGGCAGGACGTGCCCGCCGCCATGTACACGGCGTACGGCAAGCCGATGCCCGGGCATTGCTCGCTGTTCTACGCCGAAGGGCAGCAGCGACGCCTCAGTTGCGCGCGGTTGTGCGCGGCGGGCGACGTCGCCGACTCCGAGGCGGTGGTGCGCCGGTTCGGGGCCGACGGGGCGGCCGATGGCTACCGCCTGAACTGCGCCTGCGCGCCGGTGCGCGACTACCGGGGCCAGGAAGTGGCGCGCGTGGGGGTGTTCTCCCACGGGCGCGGGGAAGGGCCGCTGCACGATGCGCACGTGCCGGCGGCGTGGGACCTCGCACGGGCGACGTCCGTGCGGCTCGGATACCTGTCGGCCGAGGTCGGGCCGGCGTTGCCAGCCCGGCGCGAGCCGGTCACCCAGCAATAA
- a CDS encoding acyl-CoA desaturase, whose translation MKKKITASLFWVVQASSLLVLFVPFSAGMLALWAVSHFLRAIGLTLTYHRYFAHRAFRMGRVTQFVWALIGCAAMQKGPLWWAGHHVTHHKFADREGDPHSPIISGFYHAHLGWFLNDMRHDHLPESNPVVRDFGKYRELRLLDEYYWAPPLLMAIALYLYGGLQWLAWGFLLPTMTLAHATFAINTINHLYGSRRFDTVDESRNNPITALFAVGEGWHNNHHRYQRSARNGFYWWEFDPTWYVIKAMSLLGLAWDLQPVPERIYREARERTAARVDPEAAEADA comes from the coding sequence ATGAAGAAGAAGATCACGGCCTCCCTGTTCTGGGTCGTCCAGGCCTCGTCGCTCCTGGTGCTGTTCGTGCCGTTCAGCGCAGGCATGCTGGCCCTCTGGGCGGTCTCGCACTTCCTGCGCGCGATCGGCCTAACGCTGACCTACCACCGCTACTTCGCCCACCGCGCCTTCAGGATGGGGCGGGTCACGCAGTTCGTGTGGGCCCTCATCGGCTGCGCCGCGATGCAGAAGGGGCCGTTGTGGTGGGCGGGCCATCACGTGACCCACCACAAGTTCGCCGACCGCGAGGGCGACCCGCACAGCCCGATCATCAGCGGCTTCTATCACGCGCATCTCGGCTGGTTCCTGAACGACATGCGTCACGACCACCTCCCGGAGAGCAACCCGGTGGTGCGCGACTTCGGCAAGTACCGGGAACTGCGGCTGCTCGACGAGTACTACTGGGCGCCGCCGCTGCTGATGGCCATCGCGTTGTACCTGTACGGCGGCTTGCAGTGGCTCGCGTGGGGCTTCCTGCTGCCGACGATGACGCTCGCCCACGCGACGTTCGCGATCAACACGATCAACCATCTGTACGGCTCGCGGCGGTTCGACACGGTTGACGAGTCGCGCAACAACCCCATCACGGCGCTGTTCGCGGTCGGCGAGGGCTGGCACAACAACCACCACCGCTACCAGCGTTCGGCGCGCAACGGCTTCTACTGGTGGGAGTTCGATCCGACCTGGTACGTGATCAAGGCGATGAGCCTGCTCGGCCTGGCCTGGGACCTCCAGCCGGTGCCGGAGCGCATCTACCGCGAAGCGCGTGAGCGGACGGCGGCACGCGTCGATCCGGAAGCCGCCGAAGCCGACGCGTGA
- a CDS encoding acyl-CoA thioesterase: MVQVVLPNDANPLGYILGGTVMHLIDIAGAIACFRHARQRVVTAAVDGLQFLHPIKVGDLIILKAEVTATFRTSMEVEVRVMSEKTLTGERMLTSHAYLTFVAIDADGRRVEVPDLVLETDAERRRAEQARVRRDARLAAKTSLAATES, from the coding sequence ATGGTCCAGGTCGTCCTTCCCAACGACGCCAACCCCCTTGGCTACATCCTCGGTGGCACGGTGATGCACCTGATCGACATCGCCGGGGCGATCGCCTGCTTCCGCCATGCGCGGCAGCGGGTGGTCACGGCCGCCGTCGACGGGCTGCAGTTCCTGCACCCGATCAAGGTCGGCGACCTGATCATCCTGAAGGCCGAGGTCACCGCCACCTTCCGCACGTCGATGGAAGTGGAGGTGCGGGTGATGAGCGAGAAGACGCTCACCGGCGAGCGGATGCTCACCTCGCACGCGTACCTCACGTTCGTCGCCATCGACGCCGACGGGCGCCGTGTCGAGGTGCCCGACCTCGTGCTGGAGACCGACGCCGAGCGCCGGCGCGCCGAACAGGCCCGCGTGCGGCGTGATGCCCGCCTCGCCGCCAAGACCAGCCTCGCCGCGACCGAGTCGTAG
- a CDS encoding VCBS repeat-containing protein produces MQQRWAFSLVLGLGLGGAFLAARGSQSAAVPTFTKVILDGAFRAEGVALADVNRDGRIDVMAGNAWYAAPAAEAVSAAGAWKRHEIAPLEPFDAPTGYSNAFHTFALDVNGDGWPDQIVLGFPGDPAIWRANPGPRGGQWRAQQATPTTGNESPALARLVRGRGPVLVMGTSEERLSWLAPASSPSAPFESHPISTPKHPSAHRYAHGLGVGDLDGDGRADVVSTQGYWLAPERPGETPWPFTPVDLGPDAAHMAVYDVSGDGLADIVASAAHQIGVWWFEQRRTEAGRTFVRHAIDDSFSQSHALDVGDIDNDGIADVVTGKRRWAHGPTGDPQPNAPGVLYWFRPRRTPQGVTWTRHLIDDTSGVGNQVVVGDVDGDGRLDVASANKHGVFVFLQR; encoded by the coding sequence ATGCAGCAGCGCTGGGCGTTCTCACTGGTGCTCGGACTGGGCCTGGGCGGCGCGTTTCTGGCGGCCAGGGGCTCGCAGTCCGCGGCCGTGCCGACCTTCACGAAGGTGATCCTCGACGGCGCGTTTCGCGCCGAGGGGGTCGCGCTGGCCGACGTCAATCGCGACGGCCGCATCGACGTGATGGCCGGCAACGCCTGGTACGCGGCGCCGGCAGCCGAAGCGGTCTCGGCGGCGGGAGCATGGAAGCGCCACGAGATCGCGCCGCTCGAGCCGTTCGACGCCCCGACCGGCTACTCCAACGCCTTCCACACCTTCGCCCTCGACGTGAACGGCGACGGCTGGCCCGACCAGATCGTGCTCGGCTTCCCCGGCGATCCCGCCATCTGGCGAGCCAATCCCGGGCCGCGCGGCGGCCAGTGGCGCGCGCAGCAGGCCACACCGACCACCGGCAACGAGTCGCCGGCGCTGGCCCGCCTGGTACGCGGACGCGGCCCGGTCCTGGTGATGGGCACGAGCGAGGAACGGTTGTCGTGGCTCGCGCCCGCGTCCTCGCCGTCGGCGCCCTTCGAGTCGCACCCGATCAGCACGCCGAAGCACCCGTCCGCCCATCGCTACGCGCATGGCCTCGGCGTCGGCGACCTCGATGGCGACGGCCGCGCCGACGTGGTCAGTACGCAGGGCTACTGGCTGGCCCCGGAGCGCCCCGGCGAAACGCCGTGGCCGTTCACGCCGGTCGATCTCGGCCCCGACGCCGCGCACATGGCCGTCTACGACGTGAGCGGCGACGGCCTGGCCGACATCGTGGCCAGCGCCGCACACCAGATCGGCGTGTGGTGGTTCGAGCAGCGCCGCACCGAGGCCGGCCGGACCTTCGTCAGGCACGCCATCGACGACAGCTTCTCGCAGTCGCACGCCCTCGACGTCGGTGACATCGACAACGACGGCATCGCCGACGTCGTCACCGGCAAGCGCCGATGGGCGCACGGGCCGACCGGCGATCCGCAGCCGAATGCGCCGGGCGTCCTCTACTGGTTCCGGCCGCGCCGCACGCCCCAGGGCGTCACGTGGACCAGGCACCTGATCGACGACACGTCAGGCGTGGGCAACCAGGTGGTGGTGGGCGACGTCGACGGCGACGGCCGCCTCGACGTGGCGAGCGCCAACAAGCACGGCGTGTTCGTGTTCCTGCAGCGGTAG